The sequence ATCGACCCGAACGGGCCCGGCGGCGCGCCGCTGGCGCTGTTCGAATCCGGCGCCATCCTGATCTATCTTGCCGACAAGGCGGGCAAGTTCCTGTCCGCCGACCCGGCGCGGCGCTACCAGACCATCCAGTGGGTGATGTTCCAGATGGCGGCCATCGGGCCGATGTTCGGGCAGGTCGGCTTCTTCCACAAATTTGCCGGCAAGGATTTCGAGGACAAGCGTCCGCGCGACCGTTACGCCTCCGAGTCCAAGCGCCTGCTGGGCGTGCTGGAGCAGCGCCTGGCGGACCGCGACTGGATCATGGACGACTATTCCATTGCCGACATTGCGACGCTGGGCTGGGTGCGCAACCTTGTCGGCTTCTACGGAGCGGGCGAACTGGTCGACTATGGCAGCCTCAGGCACGTGCCGGCGTGGCTCGACCGGGGACTGGCGCGCCCTGCTGTGCAGCGCGGGCTCGAAATTCCGGGGCGCGGCTAGACGATCTCGCAACCCGGGCGGGCTTTGGCTCGTTAAGCGCGGGTTGCGGAGGATACCAGCATGCATACGCCACATGAGTCTGAAATTCGCGCTCGCGCCTATGCCCTGTGGGAAAGCGATGGGTCTCCAGAAGGCCGCGCGGACGACTACTGGCACCGCGCCGAACGCGAGCTGAGCGAAGAGATGAACCTCGACCTGTCCGAAGAGGCGGCCGAGGTGACTCAGCCGCGGCCGCCAGCCGGCTTTCCGGCGCATTGATGGACGAGGATCTCGACGGGCTGACGCGGGACGAGCTGCTGGGCGTAGCCCGCCAGCTGCGGCAGGCCATCCGCGCGCATCGCGACCAGACCGGCCATGGGCTGTGCTGGCATCACCCCGATATGTGGGCGCTGTTGCCCGACAAAGTCGATCCTCAGATCGCGGTGCCGCCATGGCCCAAATTCCTGCGCGGCTGCGTCAAGTATCGCGAAAGCCTCGACAGCCAGCGCCCCGATGCCCCGGTTCATGACAGGGAATTCGGCGAGTAAGCGGCGCTAGGACTCTTCGCGGATGTTGTAATGGCGCGGGAGCCCGGCGGTGACTTCCGCCCAGGGCGATGCCTTCGCGCGGGCCTGGTGTGCGTCGAAGGCGGCGCGATCCGTGAAGGTTTCGGAGACAAGAAAGCGGCTCGGGTCGCTGGGATCGACCACCACATCGAAAGCCAGGCAGCCCGGTTCGGCGCGGGTCAGGGCGATGTGATCGGGCAAGGCCCGGGTGACTGCCTCCGCTCGATCGGGAGGCACTTCCAGATAGCCATCGAGAAACACCTTGCCGGCCATGGTGGCTCCCTAGAGGGTCAAGGCTTCGGCCACAGTCAGGAATTCGCGACCCTGCTCGGTTTCGCCCAGTTCCATCAGGTGCAGGCCGGTGGAGACGCGTTCGATATAGCCCCATTGCCAGATGGCTTCGGCCGGCACCTGCGTACGGGAGGTCAGGTGGCGGGCGTGGCTTCGGGCGATGTCGTGGGCATGTCGACCGCTGACGCCTTCATGCCAGGCCCGCAGCAGGACACCCAGATCGTAGGCGGGCTCGATGGCCAGGCCATCGGGATCGATGAACTTCCACTGGTGCCCGTCGGTTTCGGGCACTTCGAGGATATTGGCCGGATGCGGATCGCCATGCGCCAGCACGGCACTTTCCGGCCGCCAGGCGGCCGCCCGGTCCCTGCAGTACATCAAGGCGGTGTCGCGCACCGCGGGCGAGCATGGCTGGCCCAGTTGCTGGTTCAGCCGCAGGATCATGCCGGCGAGACTATTGGCCTTTTCCGCGCCCGTGACCCAGGCGAAGCCGGGCGGCACGGGCATCCAGGCCTCGAGCAGGGTCGCGCACATGATGTCGATCTTGCCCATATAGGGCAGCTCACGGTCGTCGAGCCGGTCGCCAAGGCGTTCCAGCAGCATGGCATGGCGATCGGCATCCTGCCGGATCAGCCGCACATAGCCCTTGCCCCGAGCGATGGCGAGCACCGTGACCTCCTCCCGCCCGATCCGGCTTCCCGGCGTCGGCAGCTTGATGATGAAGCTGGCGCCGGTTGCATCGGTTGCCTCGGCGACAAAGGCCGCGCTGCCGCCGGGCAGGGCCTCGCCAATAGTGAGACCCCATTCGTCTTCGAGTCCGGCCAGGGTGGTGTCGAGTTGGGCCAGCCAGGCCTCTCCGTCGGGCCCTTCGCCCTCGGCCCGGCGCCGGACGATCTCGGGGAGGGAGAACCTGGCAGAATCCGACATGATCAGACGCTGCCCACGGTCTTGAGGCGGATGCGGGGATGGACCTCGTTCTGACTCATGACCACGGTCTGGGGGCGGAAGCGCTCGATGATCGAGCGAACATGCGGGCGGATCGCGGGCGAGGTGATGAGCACCGGCAACTCGCCCAGTTGGGCCGCACGCTCATAGGCGGACTGGATGGCGCCGATGAACTGCTGCAGGCGGCTGGGCGCCATGGCCAGG comes from Devosia oryziradicis and encodes:
- a CDS encoding DUF2934 domain-containing protein, which gives rise to MHTPHESEIRARAYALWESDGSPEGRADDYWHRAERELSEEMNLDLSEEAAEVTQPRPPAGFPAH
- a CDS encoding aminoglycoside phosphotransferase family protein, giving the protein MSDSARFSLPEIVRRRAEGEGPDGEAWLAQLDTTLAGLEDEWGLTIGEALPGGSAAFVAEATDATGASFIIKLPTPGSRIGREEVTVLAIARGKGYVRLIRQDADRHAMLLERLGDRLDDRELPYMGKIDIMCATLLEAWMPVPPGFAWVTGAEKANSLAGMILRLNQQLGQPCSPAVRDTALMYCRDRAAAWRPESAVLAHGDPHPANILEVPETDGHQWKFIDPDGLAIEPAYDLGVLLRAWHEGVSGRHAHDIARSHARHLTSRTQVPAEAIWQWGYIERVSTGLHLMELGETEQGREFLTVAEALTL
- a CDS encoding putative quinol monooxygenase — encoded protein: MAGKVFLDGYLEVPPDRAEAVTRALPDHIALTRAEPGCLAFDVVVDPSDPSRFLVSETFTDRAAFDAHQARAKASPWAEVTAGLPRHYNIREES
- a CDS encoding glutathione S-transferase N-terminal domain-containing protein, with amino-acid sequence MADLSGFPITKRWPAANPDVIQLYSFPTPNGVKVSIMLEETGLPYEAHPVNITQNESWTTEFLSLNPNGKIPAIIDPNGPGGAPLALFESGAILIYLADKAGKFLSADPARRYQTIQWVMFQMAAIGPMFGQVGFFHKFAGKDFEDKRPRDRYASESKRLLGVLEQRLADRDWIMDDYSIADIATLGWVRNLVGFYGAGELVDYGSLRHVPAWLDRGLARPAVQRGLEIPGRG